From a region of the Streptomyces sp. B21-083 genome:
- a CDS encoding glycoside hydrolase family 2 protein: MLEATPLTEGWTVRYEGGELPAAVPGCVHTDLLAAGVIPDPFIGRNEAEVAWVGRREWTYERRLAAASTQEQTDLVFDGLDTAAEIRLDGQLLGRVRNMHRSYRFDVTGMTGLLSVRFASAYAEAEAVRERLGERPGAYAEPYQYIRKMACSFGWDWGPTLVTAGIWRPVRLEHWSTARISRVRPEVTVDEHDLGHVELAVDVERTRVEAGLTLEARVSGGGLAGGGEVVARGEVDGTSGAVKLEVPDVELWWPRGYGQQALYDVELTLRHDDVSLDGWRRRVGFRTVELDTSPDAHGTGFTLVVNGERLFARGVNWIPDDVFPSRITPERYRERLAQAAGAGVDLVRVWGGGIYESEDFYDVCDELGLLVWQDFPFACAAYPEEQPLRGEVEAEARENVVRLMPHPSLVLWNGNNENLWGFRDWEWEQRLAGESWGEGYYLGVLPRVVAELDPTRPYTAGSPWSGSWERHPNDPAHGTHHSWEVWNREDYADYRLEVPRFVAEFGWQAPAAYATMRRALPGERLDSDSPGMLHHQKADDGNGKLERGLARHFPLPEGDFDRWHYLTQVNQARAVAAGIEHWRAHWPVCAGTIVWQLNDCWPVTSWAAIDGDGREKPLYHELRRLYADRLLSLQVRGGKVVLAVVNQAAERWTGTVELRRMSVAGDGGGAGIGESVRVPFTAERRAVAEVRVPGVVVPVGAKEFLVADVEGAGGTEEAVAAVGAERAGGAGLRALYFPVPDREIPYARPEFDVRVAPGAVTVTARTLVRDLLLQADRLDPGARADRGLVTLLPGEQVTIGVRGWETPDAETARSALYCVEPAR; the protein is encoded by the coding sequence GGACCCCTTCATCGGCCGGAACGAGGCCGAGGTCGCGTGGGTGGGGCGCCGGGAGTGGACGTACGAGAGACGGCTCGCGGCCGCTTCGACGCAGGAGCAGACCGATCTCGTCTTCGACGGGCTCGACACCGCCGCCGAGATCCGGCTCGACGGTCAACTCCTGGGCCGGGTACGGAACATGCACCGCTCGTACCGCTTCGACGTGACCGGGATGACCGGGCTGCTGTCCGTCCGGTTCGCCTCCGCCTACGCCGAGGCCGAGGCCGTGCGGGAGCGCCTCGGTGAGCGGCCTGGCGCCTATGCCGAGCCCTACCAGTACATCCGGAAGATGGCCTGCTCGTTCGGCTGGGACTGGGGTCCGACCCTCGTCACCGCCGGCATCTGGCGGCCGGTGCGCCTGGAGCACTGGTCGACGGCTCGGATCTCCCGGGTGCGCCCCGAGGTGACGGTCGACGAACACGACCTGGGGCATGTGGAGTTGGCGGTCGATGTCGAGCGCACCAGAGTGGAGGCCGGGCTGACGCTGGAGGCCCGGGTGAGCGGTGGCGGCCTCGCCGGTGGCGGTGAGGTCGTGGCGCGGGGCGAGGTCGACGGGACCAGCGGTGCCGTGAAGCTGGAAGTGCCGGACGTGGAGCTGTGGTGGCCGCGCGGGTACGGACAACAGGCGCTGTACGACGTCGAGCTGACGCTCCGTCATGACGATGTCTCGCTGGACGGCTGGCGGCGGCGGGTCGGGTTCCGGACCGTCGAACTCGACACCTCCCCCGACGCCCATGGGACCGGGTTCACCCTGGTCGTCAACGGGGAGCGGCTGTTCGCGCGGGGCGTCAACTGGATCCCGGACGACGTGTTCCCGTCCCGGATCACCCCGGAGCGGTACCGGGAGCGGCTCGCGCAGGCGGCAGGCGCCGGGGTGGATCTCGTCCGGGTGTGGGGCGGCGGGATCTACGAGAGCGAGGACTTCTACGACGTCTGCGACGAGTTGGGGCTCCTGGTGTGGCAGGACTTCCCGTTCGCGTGCGCCGCCTATCCCGAGGAGCAGCCGCTGCGGGGTGAGGTGGAGGCGGAGGCCCGGGAGAACGTCGTACGGCTGATGCCGCATCCCTCGCTCGTGCTGTGGAACGGCAACAACGAGAACCTGTGGGGCTTCAGGGACTGGGAGTGGGAGCAGCGGCTCGCCGGGGAGTCGTGGGGCGAGGGGTACTACCTGGGCGTACTGCCGCGCGTGGTGGCCGAGTTGGACCCCACGCGGCCCTATACGGCGGGCAGTCCCTGGTCCGGGTCCTGGGAGCGGCATCCGAACGATCCGGCGCACGGCACGCATCACTCGTGGGAGGTGTGGAACCGGGAGGACTATGCCGACTACCGGCTCGAAGTCCCGCGATTCGTGGCCGAGTTCGGGTGGCAGGCACCGGCCGCGTATGCCACGATGCGGCGGGCTCTGCCGGGTGAGCGGCTCGACTCCGACTCCCCCGGCATGCTGCACCACCAGAAGGCGGACGACGGGAACGGAAAGCTGGAGCGCGGTCTCGCCCGGCATTTCCCCTTGCCGGAGGGGGACTTCGACCGGTGGCACTACCTCACCCAGGTCAACCAGGCCCGTGCCGTCGCCGCCGGGATCGAGCACTGGCGGGCGCACTGGCCCGTGTGCGCGGGGACGATCGTATGGCAGCTCAACGACTGCTGGCCGGTGACGTCCTGGGCGGCGATCGACGGGGACGGGCGCGAGAAGCCGCTCTACCACGAGCTGCGGCGACTGTACGCGGACCGGCTGCTCAGCCTTCAAGTGCGGGGCGGCAAGGTGGTGTTGGCCGTCGTCAACCAGGCGGCCGAGCGGTGGACGGGCACGGTGGAGCTGCGCCGGATGTCCGTGGCCGGGGACGGAGGCGGAGCCGGGATCGGTGAGTCGGTGCGGGTCCCGTTCACGGCGGAGCGGCGGGCGGTCGCCGAGGTGCGGGTGCCGGGGGTGGTCGTGCCGGTGGGAGCCAAGGAGTTCCTGGTCGCGGACGTCGAGGGAGCAGGGGGAACAGAGGAGGCAGTGGCGGCGGTGGGAGCGGAGAGGGCCGGCGGGGCGGGGCTGCGGGCGCTGTACTTTCCCGTTCCTGACCGTGAAATCCCTTACGCCCGACCCGAGTTCGACGTACGCGTGGCCCCGGGGGCGGTCACGGTGACGGCTCGTACCCTCGTACGGGATCTGCTGTTGCAGGCGGACCGGCTGGACCCGGGAGCGCGAGCCGATCGTGGGCTGGTGACCCTGTTGCCCGGGGAACAGGTGACCATCGGGGTGCGCGGCTGGGAGACTCCGGATGCCGAGACCGCCCGATCGGCCCTGTACTGCGTGGAGCCCGCCAGATGA